The following proteins are co-located in the Puniceicoccus vermicola genome:
- a CDS encoding cation:proton antiporter yields MDKEILIGLTWVIFLGTFAQWCGWRFQIPSILLLLTFGLVAGPGIGLLDPDALFGDLVFPVASIAVAVILFEGGLSLNLKEFRESGTIILRLISIGGLLTWLLSTFFAWLLLGLSLEISLLLGALLVITGPTVIGPMLRQIRPRGRVSHVVKWEGILNDPVGAILSVLILETVLHGGLDSATSTFVSGILVTLGVGIVGAIVGAFVLIFAMRHRWLPDYLHIPVTLTVVIALNSVSNLFQEEAGLVSVTLLGIILANQRTFPIKHIIEFKENLQILLISGLFIVLGARVEPDTLFQVGWSSLLFLLASILIVRPLSVVASTVGTKLIWKERFFLMLMAPRGIVVTALASVFAFRLSQTGDPDGERLFAEVLFVILGTVLFYGIAASVYARKVQIGSSNPQGLILVGAHPWARMIAVALKRNGIHVALIDSNGSHTESAINIGLEAHQGNIHSSEFMEEIDFSEIGRGLAVTGNAEINAFAELALGKHLGKTHVYHLATGENSEKARGGSAERQQNVLFDSKATFDLIEKEFYSGAVVREIHLKEDWDPEKAASFDGFILPLFVIGENGQLRIFSSRSTFVPKAGGKILALHRSNDKTRKFEPTQVTE; encoded by the coding sequence GTGGATAAAGAGATCCTGATCGGCCTGACCTGGGTCATTTTTCTTGGCACTTTCGCACAGTGGTGTGGGTGGCGTTTTCAGATTCCTTCGATTCTTCTGTTGCTCACGTTTGGCCTAGTCGCCGGACCAGGGATAGGGTTGCTGGATCCCGATGCGCTTTTTGGGGATTTAGTCTTCCCCGTCGCCTCGATTGCGGTGGCCGTCATTCTTTTTGAGGGAGGGCTGTCTCTCAACCTCAAGGAGTTTCGAGAGAGTGGAACGATTATCCTCCGGCTGATATCGATCGGGGGGCTTCTGACTTGGCTTCTGTCGACGTTTTTTGCCTGGCTCCTTCTGGGGCTCTCTTTGGAGATCTCCCTTCTATTGGGAGCTCTTTTGGTCATCACCGGGCCGACGGTCATCGGGCCGATGCTACGGCAAATTCGCCCTCGAGGGCGTGTGAGCCATGTCGTGAAGTGGGAGGGGATCCTGAACGATCCGGTCGGGGCAATCCTCTCGGTGTTGATTCTCGAAACGGTTCTTCACGGCGGGCTGGATTCGGCCACGAGTACTTTTGTCTCGGGGATTCTGGTGACTCTCGGCGTGGGGATCGTCGGCGCCATTGTTGGTGCCTTTGTGCTCATCTTTGCCATGCGGCACCGCTGGCTGCCGGACTATCTTCATATTCCGGTGACGCTGACCGTGGTCATCGCCTTGAATTCGGTCTCTAACCTTTTTCAGGAAGAAGCGGGATTGGTCTCGGTCACCTTGCTGGGGATCATTTTGGCGAATCAGCGAACTTTTCCCATCAAACACATCATCGAGTTTAAGGAGAATCTTCAGATTCTTCTCATCTCCGGGCTCTTCATTGTCCTCGGTGCCCGAGTCGAGCCGGATACTCTCTTTCAGGTCGGTTGGTCGAGTTTGCTCTTCCTTCTCGCCTCGATTCTCATCGTCCGACCGTTGTCGGTGGTGGCTTCGACGGTCGGAACGAAGTTGATCTGGAAGGAACGCTTTTTCCTGATGCTCATGGCTCCGCGTGGGATCGTGGTCACCGCCTTGGCTTCGGTTTTTGCGTTCCGATTGAGTCAGACAGGAGACCCGGATGGCGAACGTCTCTTCGCCGAGGTTCTTTTCGTGATTCTTGGAACGGTGCTGTTCTACGGAATCGCTGCCTCTGTCTATGCCCGCAAGGTGCAGATCGGCTCTTCGAATCCGCAGGGGCTCATTCTCGTCGGAGCCCATCCATGGGCTCGGATGATTGCCGTGGCCTTGAAGAGGAATGGCATCCATGTGGCCCTGATTGATTCGAACGGGAGCCACACGGAATCGGCCATTAACATCGGACTGGAAGCGCACCAGGGCAACATTCACTCCTCAGAATTTATGGAGGAGATCGATTTCTCGGAGATTGGGAGAGGCCTAGCCGTAACCGGAAATGCGGAGATTAATGCATTTGCCGAGTTGGCTCTCGGGAAACATCTCGGGAAGACCCACGTCTATCACTTGGCAACCGGAGAGAATTCGGAGAAGGCGAGGGGCGGATCGGCCGAGCGCCAACAGAATGTCCTCTTCGACTCCAAGGCGACTTTCGATCTCATCGAAAAAGAGTTTTATTCCGGAGCCGTCGTGCGGGAAATCCATCTCAAGGAAGATTGGGATCCCGAAAAGGCTGCCAGCTTCGACGGTTTTATTCTGCCTCTCTTCGTGATCGGAGAGAATGGGCAGCTGCGGATTTTCTCCTCCCGGAGCACCTTTGTTCCAAAGGCTGGGGGGAAGATTCTGGCCCTGCACCGGAGTAACGACAAAACCCGTAAATTCGAACCTACCCAAGTTACCGAGTAA
- a CDS encoding MBL fold metallo-hydrolase has protein sequence MELVFLGTGTSQGVPMIAQPEGLCDLENRRNWRTRSSIHVRMGETRVQVDAGQEFRLQCIENEIPGIDYFILTHGHADHILGMDDLRRYCDMRDGEALPVYGTEEGLDRVRTIFPYAVREKAVVKGYPAFSLTEMPKVLEIPDGKIYSSPLPHGAIEVLGLIFERGGRRIAYFTDCSEVPEEARDLANGAEVVILDGLRQRPHPSHMTIEKAVETADIIGGKRTFLTHMTCTVDYEQVGADLPEGVELAYDGLRLEV, from the coding sequence ATGGAACTGGTTTTTCTCGGAACAGGAACTTCACAGGGGGTTCCCATGATTGCGCAGCCGGAGGGGCTTTGTGACCTTGAGAACCGCCGGAACTGGCGGACGCGTTCCTCAATTCATGTCCGGATGGGAGAAACGCGGGTTCAGGTGGATGCCGGGCAGGAGTTTCGCCTGCAGTGTATCGAGAACGAGATTCCGGGGATCGACTATTTCATTCTGACCCATGGGCACGCCGACCATATTCTGGGAATGGATGATTTGCGGCGATACTGTGATATGCGCGATGGGGAGGCTTTGCCGGTCTACGGAACGGAAGAGGGTCTGGACCGGGTTCGGACGATTTTTCCGTACGCGGTCCGCGAGAAGGCAGTGGTGAAGGGATACCCCGCCTTTTCGCTGACGGAGATGCCCAAGGTTCTGGAAATCCCGGATGGGAAAATTTATTCGTCACCACTCCCTCACGGAGCCATTGAGGTCCTGGGATTGATTTTTGAGAGGGGGGGACGCCGAATCGCCTATTTTACGGATTGCTCTGAAGTTCCGGAGGAAGCCCGTGATCTGGCGAATGGGGCGGAGGTCGTTATTCTGGATGGTCTGCGGCAGCGACCACATCCTTCGCACATGACGATTGAGAAGGCTGTGGAGACCGCTGATATTATCGGAGGGAAGCGGACGTTTCTGACCCACATGACCTGCACGGTGGATTACGAACAGGTGGGGGCGGATCTGCCGGAAGGGGTCGAGTTGGCCTATGACGGTTTGCGGCTCGAGGTTTAG